A genome region from Dickeya dadantii NCPPB 898 includes the following:
- a CDS encoding DUF2441 domain-containing protein: MQYFHIDTCYQSAGKKLLEIGQTISTNSLSFNPYYEQICDIHHVIPVCRQDRRLKEFLCSHDVKRFSSEELASNFHNVIDTYIRLLREMEFENVRREQFADHPSRTRCIWLTDNLEDAYYWYKRLNKPGPSRIVEVKVDGNLCEADGRHLSTESSSL, translated from the coding sequence ATGCAATATTTCCACATCGACACTTGCTATCAATCTGCAGGTAAGAAACTCCTTGAAATAGGGCAAACTATCAGTACCAACAGCCTGTCCTTCAATCCTTACTATGAGCAAATATGTGATATTCATCATGTGATTCCAGTATGCAGGCAAGATCGCAGGCTCAAAGAATTTCTCTGTAGTCATGACGTTAAACGTTTCTCAAGCGAAGAACTGGCGAGTAATTTTCACAACGTTATTGATACGTATATTCGCCTACTCAGAGAGATGGAGTTTGAGAACGTGCGGCGAGAACAGTTCGCTGACCACCCATCCCGAACACGCTGTATATGGTTAACTGACAATCTCGAAGACGCATACTACTGGTATAAACGCCTGAATAAACCAGGGCCTTCACGCATTGTGGAAGTGAAAGTGGATGGTAATCTCTGCGAGGCTGATGGCCGACACCTGAGCACTGAATCAAGTTCATTATAG
- a CDS encoding acyltransferase, protein MEWLYIARIVSTFAVIVLHLSAYTVALADLGTFPWWVGNLYDSLVRWCVPVFIMISGALLLSPEKVDNLSGFYKKRIGKILVPLLFWSFFFILWSIGKAKFNGGGEGDILKNIMNGRPYYHMWFLYMIIGLYVFTPLVKTLVTNTSEERLLFFIFLMFVCCSLSDMYNFFTGNDDFLFIGEFIYYIPYYILGHLIARKRTAKPISIYIALFLISLILTSAGCYLLSSFSGKEVGLYFYNYLSFNVILMSVSFMWILKLSHLNKSHNDKLKFLSDISLGVYLIHPIFIEVFYYLAARRWVDYSIISIPLLSIIVFLCCIASVFLIKKVPYLRRVV, encoded by the coding sequence ATGGAATGGCTCTATATAGCTAGAATCGTGTCAACTTTCGCTGTTATTGTTTTGCATCTCTCTGCTTATACCGTGGCTCTGGCCGATCTTGGGACTTTTCCCTGGTGGGTTGGGAATTTATATGACTCATTAGTTCGCTGGTGTGTTCCGGTTTTCATTATGATTAGCGGGGCGCTATTACTTTCCCCTGAAAAAGTCGACAACCTATCCGGTTTTTACAAGAAAAGGATAGGAAAGATACTGGTTCCGTTGTTGTTTTGGTCTTTTTTCTTTATTTTATGGAGTATAGGGAAGGCTAAATTCAATGGCGGAGGGGAAGGGGATATACTAAAAAATATTATGAATGGAAGGCCTTATTATCACATGTGGTTTTTGTATATGATAATAGGACTGTATGTATTCACTCCACTTGTTAAAACTTTAGTGACCAACACAAGCGAAGAGAGGCTATTGTTTTTTATTTTCCTGATGTTTGTGTGTTGCTCCTTAAGTGATATGTACAATTTTTTTACCGGAAATGATGATTTCTTGTTTATCGGTGAGTTCATTTATTATATTCCGTATTACATTCTTGGCCACTTGATCGCCAGAAAACGCACAGCCAAACCCATTTCTATTTATATTGCTTTGTTTTTAATTTCACTGATTTTGACTTCTGCAGGTTGCTATTTATTATCGTCTTTTTCAGGAAAAGAAGTTGGCCTCTATTTTTATAACTATTTAAGTTTCAATGTTATACTCATGTCTGTTTCTTTTATGTGGATTTTGAAACTGTCCCACTTGAATAAATCCCACAACGATAAATTAAAATTCTTATCTGATATTAGCCTGGGTGTTTATTTGATTCATCCTATTTTTATTGAGGTTTTTTACTATCTGGCTGCAAGGCGATGGGTTGACTATTCCATCATTTCAATACCACTGCTGTCCATTATCGTTTTCTTGTGCTGCATCGCTTCGGTTTTTTTGATAAAGAAGGTCCCTTACTTAAGAAGAGTGGTGTGA
- a CDS encoding LysR substrate-binding domain-containing protein yields MVLTARAKALMQPLHDALTSLNGLLGGSMAFDPSQARGRFRIAMSDYATRIVLPRLARHVREFAPGLDLAVSQVNRDAMLVQLTDGELDLALGLFPDAPDHIRVQTLFSDGYISVADKSTLPVDGGLSLEEWLRRPHILVALRPDSNDEIERALALIGLERRIAVVLPHWGAAAELLVGTDLILTVASRTVEHIQRHNALHQFTPPLKLSRFAYQQGWHVRSENDATHHWLRQAVLSCSQPEIDDALLTNH; encoded by the coding sequence ATGGTGCTGACGGCTCGCGCCAAGGCATTGATGCAGCCGTTACATGACGCCCTGACTAGCCTGAACGGCCTGTTGGGTGGCTCGATGGCGTTTGATCCGTCTCAGGCCCGCGGTCGTTTCCGGATTGCGATGTCGGACTACGCGACGCGCATTGTGTTACCCCGGCTGGCGCGACATGTTCGCGAGTTCGCACCGGGTCTGGATCTGGCCGTCAGCCAGGTTAACCGTGATGCGATGTTGGTGCAGTTGACGGATGGGGAGCTGGATTTAGCGTTGGGATTGTTCCCGGATGCGCCGGATCACATTCGGGTGCAAACGCTGTTCTCCGACGGTTATATCAGTGTGGCGGACAAGTCAACACTGCCTGTCGATGGTGGGTTATCGCTGGAAGAGTGGTTACGGCGCCCGCACATATTGGTGGCCCTGCGCCCGGACTCCAATGATGAAATTGAAAGAGCATTGGCGTTAATCGGCCTGGAACGGCGAATCGCCGTCGTGTTGCCCCATTGGGGAGCGGCGGCCGAACTCTTGGTCGGCACCGATCTGATTCTCACCGTTGCCAGCCGGACGGTGGAGCACATACAGCGGCACAACGCCTTGCACCAGTTTACTCCGCCGCTGAAGCTTTCCCGTTTTGCCTATCAGCAAGGATGGCATGTCCGCAGTGAAAATGACGCGACCCATCACTGGCTGCGTCAGGCAGTGTTGAGCTGTAGTCAACCAGAAATCGATGACGCCTTGCTCACAAACCATTAG
- a CDS encoding DMT family transporter translates to MLLIVRRLPSGKWWWRSAVLGSLSMGLFFLLLYIAAQRLPSSIAASIGALSPLVFAGVAWLLMGERVNARFLGGAALGIIGILLIVGAKGGGNRCCRGSCFIWGDYSNGDWCRTRQTMG, encoded by the coding sequence TTGCTTCTCATCGTTCGGCGCTTACCTTCTGGCAAGTGGTGGTGGCGTTCTGCCGTGCTTGGTTCCCTGAGTATGGGGCTGTTCTTCCTTCTACTTTATATCGCTGCCCAGCGATTACCTTCGAGCATTGCCGCCTCCATCGGCGCGCTCAGCCCACTGGTGTTTGCAGGTGTTGCCTGGTTACTAATGGGCGAGCGTGTCAACGCCCGATTTCTGGGCGGCGCGGCCCTTGGAATTATCGGTATCTTATTGATTGTGGGGGCTAAGGGGGGAGGCAATCGATGCTGTAGGGGTAGCTGCTTCATTTGGGGCGATTATTCTAATGGCGATTGGTGCCGTACTAGGCAAACGATGGGGTGA
- a CDS encoding DMT family transporter → MAIGAVLGKRWGDGTPVLATTAWQLMAGGVELLIVAILAEGAPPAVSSSELIAFTYISLISTAFSYACLFAGFRYLGAGTVGLVGLLSPVTGVLMGVTLASESLTMTQSLGIGLVLFSIVLAQS, encoded by the coding sequence ATGGCGATTGGTGCCGTACTAGGCAAACGATGGGGTGACGGTACGCCAGTCCTTGCAACAACGGCATGGCAGCTCATGGCCGGTGGTGTAGAACTACTCATTGTCGCCATTCTGGCAGAAGGTGCCCCGCCTGCAGTTAGTAGCAGCGAGCTCATCGCCTTCACCTATATCAGTTTGATTTCAACTGCTTTCAGCTATGCTTGCTTGTTCGCCGGGTTTCGGTATTTGGGGGCCGGCACGGTTGGACTTGTCGGACTATTAAGCCCAGTTACCGGTGTGCTGATGGGGGTTACTCTTGCCTCGGAATCGCTGACGATGACTCAAAGTTTGGGTATCGGCTTGGTACTTTTTAGCATCGTATTAGCGCAAAGTTAG
- the tehA gene encoding dicarboxylate transporter/tellurite-resistance protein TehA, whose product MNNSHINLPAGYFGIVLGIIGLGFSWRFAATIWPVTTIPANTLIFLAIIIWALLMLALIIRMLRHADSLLQEIRHPLKSSFVSLAPATSMLVAIGIAPWNHPIALGLFLIAVAIQLTYSAWQTAGLWKGKHPREATTPGLYLPTVANNFISAMACGALGFQDVGILFLGAGIFSWLSLEPAILSRLRNLDEMSPAVRTSLGIQMAPAFVACSAWLSVNGGQADVFAKLLFGYGLLQMLFMIRLIPWYCCQPFNPSFWSFSFGVASLATTSIRLGNAVPGGALYWISFPLFIASNLVIVLLMIKTASLLFSGKLIIRENSN is encoded by the coding sequence ATGAACAACTCACACATTAACCTCCCCGCTGGTTACTTTGGCATCGTCCTTGGCATCATTGGATTGGGATTTTCCTGGCGGTTCGCGGCGACTATCTGGCCCGTCACAACCATACCCGCTAATACCCTCATCTTTCTGGCAATAATCATATGGGCGCTCTTGATGTTGGCGTTGATTATAAGAATGCTCCGGCATGCCGACAGCCTTCTTCAGGAGATAAGACACCCGCTCAAAAGCAGTTTTGTGAGCCTGGCGCCGGCGACGTCGATGCTTGTCGCGATAGGGATTGCGCCATGGAATCACCCGATAGCTCTCGGCCTTTTCCTGATTGCTGTCGCTATCCAACTCACCTACTCAGCCTGGCAAACAGCAGGATTATGGAAAGGGAAACATCCCAGAGAAGCCACTACGCCGGGGCTGTATCTTCCAACCGTCGCGAATAATTTTATCAGTGCGATGGCATGTGGGGCGCTGGGGTTCCAGGATGTCGGGATCCTGTTTCTTGGGGCCGGGATTTTTTCCTGGCTTAGCCTTGAACCCGCAATTCTGAGTCGGTTACGAAATCTTGATGAAATGTCCCCAGCCGTACGGACGTCGCTCGGCATTCAGATGGCTCCGGCTTTTGTGGCCTGCAGCGCCTGGTTAAGCGTGAATGGCGGCCAGGCGGATGTTTTTGCTAAATTATTGTTCGGTTATGGCCTGTTACAGATGCTGTTTATGATAAGGCTGATTCCCTGGTACTGTTGTCAGCCATTTAACCCCTCATTCTGGAGTTTCTCATTTGGTGTCGCGTCATTGGCGACAACGTCCATCCGACTGGGGAATGCTGTACCGGGCGGAGCATTATACTGGATATCATTCCCGTTATTTATTGCCTCTAATCTGGTTATCGTACTCCTTATGATAAAAACAGCGTCTCTTTTATTCAGCGGGAAATTAATCATCAGGGAAAACAGTAATTGA
- a CDS encoding ClbS/DfsB family four-helix bundle protein, which translates to MGVPQTKSELLFAIDKNFTKLIGYLNAIPPELTADKSLDGHAKGTEMSVCELVSYLLGWNTLVVKWISGDATGQPVDFPETGYKWNQLGLLAQKFYFDYKGLNYQTLINNLQSVKDEIVRLIDERTDEDLYGKPWYGKWTMGRMISLNTSSPYANANGRLRQWAKNNHLRLK; encoded by the coding sequence ATGGGCGTGCCACAAACAAAATCCGAACTACTTTTCGCTATTGATAAAAATTTCACGAAATTAATCGGTTACCTCAATGCGATTCCGCCAGAGCTCACTGCGGATAAATCGCTGGATGGCCATGCAAAAGGCACGGAGATGAGTGTTTGTGAGCTTGTTTCGTATTTGCTGGGATGGAACACTCTGGTTGTAAAATGGATTAGCGGTGACGCAACAGGGCAACCTGTTGATTTCCCAGAAACCGGTTACAAGTGGAATCAGCTCGGGCTTCTGGCGCAGAAATTTTACTTTGATTACAAAGGATTAAATTACCAGACGTTAATCAATAACCTTCAGTCGGTAAAAGACGAAATAGTGAGGCTGATTGACGAGCGCACTGATGAAGATCTGTATGGCAAGCCATGGTATGGCAAATGGACAATGGGACGTATGATCTCATTGAACACGTCATCACCCTATGCCAATGCTAATGGGAGATTAAGGCAGTGGGCAAAGAACAATCACCTGCGTTTAAAGTGA
- a CDS encoding expansin EXLX1 family cellulose-binding protein yields MMTFKKALLISSLLLPLAHSAQAAWELGDICYGYATATGSGYSGGALLLDPIPANMEITALNRAQLDYKGVKAALAGAYLKVTGPKGSTTVYVTDLYPEGGDCALDLSFNAFEKIGNLQDGKINIQWELVKAPISGNVVYRVKEGSNPYWAAVQFRNVKYPIIGMKYLRGNQWVSAPKTDYNHFILEFVGKNDIPIEFTDLKGNILSDTLPPMSDSTSSAYLITGKVQLP; encoded by the coding sequence ATGATGACATTCAAAAAGGCTTTATTAATATCTTCACTGTTATTACCTCTGGCCCATAGTGCCCAGGCTGCCTGGGAACTTGGCGATATCTGCTACGGCTATGCGACTGCCACGGGTTCAGGTTATTCCGGCGGCGCTTTATTATTGGACCCAATCCCTGCCAATATGGAGATAACCGCGTTAAACAGAGCGCAACTGGACTATAAAGGAGTTAAAGCGGCGCTCGCCGGCGCTTATCTCAAAGTTACCGGGCCTAAGGGAAGTACAACGGTGTATGTCACTGACTTATACCCTGAAGGCGGCGATTGTGCACTGGATCTATCATTCAATGCGTTCGAGAAAATTGGTAATTTGCAGGATGGTAAAATTAATATCCAATGGGAATTAGTAAAGGCACCGATAAGCGGTAATGTGGTGTACAGAGTTAAAGAAGGATCTAATCCTTATTGGGCTGCAGTACAATTCAGAAATGTCAAATATCCGATTATTGGGATGAAGTATCTGCGAGGCAATCAGTGGGTCAGTGCGCCAAAAACAGATTACAATCATTTTATTTTGGAGTTCGTTGGTAAAAATGATATTCCGATCGAATTTACCGATCTCAAAGGTAATATCTTAAGCGATACGCTCCCGCCGATGTCAGACAGCACGTCGTCCGCCTATTTGATCACCGGAAAAGTACAACTGCCTTAA
- a CDS encoding DUF3313 domain-containing protein has protein sequence MKAFARAAQPAIVTLAIFLAGCSGSQQPLRYTGIGSSAQLTPNSGDASDRIPFKYAAPVDWKKYNSIIIEPVVVYSGSDNQFGDLSVSDRQQLAAYMQTKFEEALRPRFRQATASAPDALRLKLTLTGAETTTQVVGTFTKFDLAGGPYNIVQSIRGKEGMFSGSVSYAVEIYDSTSNRLLHAYVAKQYPNAMNVSATIGSLSAAEVGIDKGADELAGILK, from the coding sequence ATGAAAGCATTCGCACGGGCCGCCCAGCCAGCCATCGTGACCCTCGCCATCTTTTTGGCCGGTTGTTCTGGTAGCCAGCAACCCTTACGCTACACCGGTATTGGTTCATCAGCCCAGTTGACCCCTAACAGCGGTGATGCATCCGACCGAATCCCCTTCAAGTACGCCGCGCCGGTTGACTGGAAAAAGTACAACAGCATTATCATTGAGCCTGTCGTGGTGTATTCAGGCAGCGACAATCAGTTTGGCGACCTGTCCGTGTCTGACAGGCAACAACTTGCCGCCTATATGCAAACAAAGTTCGAAGAGGCGCTGCGCCCACGCTTCAGGCAGGCGACAGCATCTGCGCCGGATGCTTTACGTCTGAAACTGACGCTTACCGGTGCCGAAACCACGACGCAAGTGGTAGGGACATTCACCAAGTTCGACCTTGCCGGCGGCCCTTACAACATCGTGCAATCTATTCGTGGCAAAGAGGGCATGTTCAGCGGTTCGGTGAGTTATGCTGTCGAGATCTACGACTCTACTTCCAATCGCTTGCTTCATGCCTATGTCGCTAAGCAATACCCGAACGCCATGAACGTTTCTGCCACCATTGGCTCATTGAGCGCGGCAGAAGTCGGGATCGATAAAGGTGCAGACGAGCTGGCCGGCATACTGAAATAA
- a CDS encoding paraquat-inducible protein A translates to MKSYPYLIACPHCGGVYRLRPLVGNDVAQCVRCLAILYRSSSMDPARLLPLAFASAITFLMANAWPVMTVSFHGLTHNVTLWQSMWSLAQGDTALLAWCAVLFLILAPSLQIMLLTWILLFASARRRAPGFIAIMKTLRWLRPWNMMEVGLPGFLVAAGKLSGLLDVSVEPGGWFLVASLILVFIITRQENRWLWALGATVHHGKAHHA, encoded by the coding sequence ATGAAAAGCTACCCGTATTTAATCGCCTGCCCACACTGCGGTGGCGTGTATCGCCTCCGCCCGCTGGTCGGCAACGATGTCGCGCAATGTGTGCGCTGTCTGGCCATTCTTTATCGCTCCTCGTCGATGGACCCGGCACGTTTGCTTCCGCTGGCTTTTGCTTCCGCCATCACCTTTCTGATGGCTAATGCCTGGCCTGTCATGACGGTGAGTTTTCATGGATTAACCCATAACGTGACGCTCTGGCAATCCATGTGGTCGCTTGCTCAGGGTGATACCGCCCTTCTGGCGTGGTGCGCGGTGCTGTTCCTTATTCTTGCCCCTTCTTTACAAATCATGCTGTTAACCTGGATTTTGTTGTTCGCAAGCGCCCGCCGGCGGGCACCGGGCTTTATCGCCATCATGAAAACGCTGAGGTGGTTACGCCCCTGGAACATGATGGAAGTGGGTCTGCCCGGTTTTTTGGTCGCGGCGGGGAAACTGTCCGGTCTGCTGGATGTCTCTGTCGAGCCCGGAGGGTGGTTTCTGGTGGCTTCATTGATACTGGTTTTTATCATTACCCGTCAGGAGAATCGTTGGCTGTGGGCGCTTGGCGCGACCGTTCATCACGGAAAGGCGCATCATGCATAA
- a CDS encoding paraquat-inducible protein A, with protein sequence MHKVPSARQMNVCDCPVCGLVFDAPAADDRNARCPRCHTRFDAHSPGSTALSWALLLAALIFYIPANTLPVMHTSQLASGGESTIMSGVVDFWQHGSYGIALIIFVASVVIPCMKFLSLILLLVTARRKSAWARRERTRLYRITEWIGRWSMLDVIVVAVVCSLVRFHSLGEAEPRPGILFFGLVVILTMLSAMSFDPRSIWEEEQ encoded by the coding sequence ATGCATAAAGTGCCGTCAGCCCGTCAGATGAATGTCTGCGATTGCCCGGTTTGCGGGCTGGTTTTCGACGCACCGGCGGCGGATGACCGTAACGCCCGTTGCCCACGTTGCCACACCCGGTTTGATGCACATTCCCCAGGCAGCACCGCCCTGTCGTGGGCTCTGCTGCTTGCCGCCCTGATTTTTTACATTCCGGCCAATACCCTACCGGTGATGCACACCAGCCAGCTCGCCAGCGGCGGCGAAAGCACGATTATGTCTGGCGTCGTCGACTTCTGGCAGCATGGCTCGTATGGCATTGCCCTGATCATATTTGTTGCCAGCGTGGTGATCCCTTGCATGAAGTTCCTGTCCCTGATACTCCTGCTGGTCACCGCTCGTCGGAAAAGCGCTTGGGCAAGACGCGAACGCACCCGGCTCTATCGCATAACGGAATGGATCGGCCGCTGGTCCATGCTGGATGTGATTGTCGTGGCAGTGGTGTGCAGCCTGGTTCGCTTTCATTCGCTGGGCGAAGCGGAACCCCGCCCCGGCATCCTGTTTTTTGGACTGGTGGTTATCCTGACCATGCTCTCCGCCATGAGTTTCGATCCGCGTTCGATCTGGGAGGAGGAGCAATGA
- a CDS encoding intermembrane transport protein PqiB, with translation MNPMLPGEITAIRRSWRHAAIWFVPVIALAISLAMLVQSRLSAGPDITLSFRSATGLEAGKTTVKYKDVTVGIVKDIVINDDGSRVLVRVQLNKSAENLARSGSRFWVVRPRVGMSGVSGIDTLLSGAYIGVDKGYSSETRREFTGLETPPAIINDMPGSHFVIDADDLGSLDIGSPIYYRRVQVGRLASYHLKEDGRGVSLQVFIDAPYDRLVQPDTRFWNVSGVDLSVGANGFRLKTQTVAAVLAGGIAFATPESNKDSDKTPAINSPVSYRLAPDQESAMSAPDGQAIPFRLRFERALHGLDIGAPVEFSSVTIGRVTAITLDYNPTGYRFPTIVDVEVYPARLGNLLDKLPGSSPSESPSPAETVNKAALFTRDLVAHGLRAQAVPGNLLTGQLYVSFDFVPDAPNVRFNPNARPIELPTVSGGLDKLQAQLGGIVAKVNNMPLESIGNNLNNTLVELNKTLRLVNNQTLPTANSLMKQTQLTTENAQELIAEDSPLLIHFTQTLQEASRTLRTLREFTEQLERNPESLLRGRSSDSAPNAADDRSASPKGK, from the coding sequence ATGAATCCGATGTTACCGGGTGAGATCACCGCCATTCGCCGCAGCTGGCGTCATGCCGCTATCTGGTTCGTCCCGGTTATCGCGCTGGCGATCAGCCTCGCTATGCTGGTTCAGTCTCGCCTGTCCGCCGGTCCTGACATCACCCTTTCCTTTCGCAGTGCGACAGGGCTTGAAGCCGGTAAAACCACGGTTAAATACAAAGACGTCACGGTCGGAATAGTAAAAGATATCGTTATTAACGATGACGGTTCCCGTGTTCTGGTCAGGGTGCAACTGAACAAAAGCGCAGAGAATCTGGCGCGCAGCGGCTCACGGTTTTGGGTAGTCAGGCCACGCGTGGGGATGAGCGGCGTCAGCGGCATTGATACCCTGTTATCCGGCGCCTATATCGGCGTGGATAAAGGCTATTCATCGGAAACCCGGCGCGAATTTACCGGTCTGGAAACCCCGCCCGCCATTATCAATGACATGCCAGGGAGCCATTTTGTCATCGACGCCGACGATTTGGGGTCGTTGGATATCGGCTCGCCGATTTACTACCGCCGGGTACAGGTGGGACGTCTTGCTTCTTATCATCTGAAAGAAGACGGCCGTGGCGTCAGTTTACAGGTTTTCATCGATGCGCCTTATGACCGACTGGTGCAGCCTGACACCCGTTTCTGGAATGTCAGCGGCGTCGACCTATCCGTCGGTGCCAACGGCTTTCGCCTGAAAACGCAGACCGTGGCTGCGGTGCTGGCCGGCGGCATCGCGTTTGCCACCCCGGAGAGCAATAAAGATAGCGATAAAACGCCGGCGATTAACTCCCCCGTCAGCTATCGATTGGCACCGGATCAGGAGTCCGCCATGTCGGCGCCGGATGGGCAGGCGATTCCATTCCGGCTTCGGTTTGAACGTGCGTTACATGGGCTGGACATCGGCGCGCCGGTAGAATTTTCCAGCGTCACCATTGGTCGGGTTACGGCTATCACGCTGGATTATAATCCCACTGGCTATCGTTTCCCGACGATCGTGGATGTTGAGGTCTACCCCGCTCGTCTGGGAAATTTGCTGGATAAACTGCCCGGTTCATCGCCATCTGAATCCCCTTCGCCCGCAGAAACAGTGAACAAAGCCGCCCTGTTCACCCGTGACCTTGTCGCCCACGGCCTGCGGGCCCAGGCGGTTCCCGGCAACCTGTTGACCGGGCAACTGTATGTTTCATTCGATTTTGTGCCTGATGCCCCCAACGTCCGCTTTAATCCAAACGCCCGCCCCATCGAATTACCGACCGTCAGCGGCGGGCTGGATAAACTGCAAGCGCAATTGGGCGGTATCGTCGCCAAAGTTAACAACATGCCGCTGGAGTCTATCGGCAATAACCTGAACAACACCCTGGTTGAATTGAACAAGACGCTGCGGTTGGTCAATAACCAGACCTTGCCGACCGCCAACAGCCTGATGAAACAAACGCAACTGACGACGGAAAACGCCCAGGAACTCATCGCGGAAGACTCGCCATTGCTGATTCATTTCACTCAGACGTTACAGGAAGCAAGCCGGACGCTGCGCACCCTACGCGAGTTTACGGAGCAACTGGAGCGTAACCCGGAGTCGCTACTGCGTGGACGCTCATCGGATTCAGCCCCTAACGCAGCGGATGACCGTTCTGCTTCCCCCAAAGGAAAATAG
- a CDS encoding PqiC family protein, giving the protein MRLILPLLTVIVALTLPACRSPQVRYHTLLPPTAGAVSPPAPFAIEVLPVDVPAQVDRQQVVIRTGQDGAMILDGDRWLSPLSDEIHTALSSLLAQRPGASNASGQPLPRDIPVLRVRMQIRRFDSWPGQFVSLDADWSLTAKSGDKHLKLSCRSQLTESAAGDLTQLFSAWQKIIERVATQMAETARQWQQDGNMACQS; this is encoded by the coding sequence ATGAGATTGATACTGCCGCTGCTCACTGTCATTGTGGCGCTGACGCTACCGGCCTGCCGCTCCCCGCAGGTTCGCTACCATACGCTACTTCCCCCGACCGCCGGTGCGGTATCGCCCCCGGCGCCATTCGCGATTGAGGTATTACCGGTCGATGTACCGGCGCAGGTGGACCGACAGCAGGTGGTGATTCGCACTGGTCAGGACGGCGCCATGATCCTTGACGGCGATCGCTGGCTGAGTCCGCTAAGCGATGAGATTCACACGGCGCTGTCATCACTGCTGGCTCAGCGGCCGGGGGCCTCTAATGCATCTGGGCAGCCGCTGCCGCGCGATATCCCTGTACTGCGGGTCCGCATGCAGATTCGGCGTTTTGACAGCTGGCCCGGTCAGTTCGTCTCGCTCGACGCCGACTGGAGCCTGACCGCCAAAAGCGGGGATAAGCACCTCAAACTGTCTTGCCGCAGCCAGTTGACGGAAAGCGCCGCCGGCGATCTCACGCAACTGTTTTCTGCCTGGCAGAAGATTATTGAGCGAGTCGCGACACAGATGGCGGAAACCGCCCGGCAATGGCAACAAGATGGGAATATGGCGTGTCAATCGTGA
- a CDS encoding TetR/AcrR family transcriptional regulator codes for MRTLTEEKRQAIIDAAAQLFQETGYERASMNEVAKRAGGSKATLYNYFPSKEALFETVVRTYSTRFLTDAAAELDMPEDGQRSLEIKLTRFGEKMMHVLTGGNPALQIYRIVVGEAGHSDIGALFQGSGPKESMARLADLMAEAMQTGELAPADPMLRAMQFTSLVKAEADAVLLQRELPDYSTDRVKEMVRNGVQLFLHGASPQAGK; via the coding sequence ATGCGAACACTGACTGAGGAAAAACGGCAGGCCATTATCGATGCCGCCGCCCAATTGTTTCAGGAAACGGGATACGAACGGGCGTCCATGAATGAGGTGGCTAAACGAGCAGGGGGGTCGAAGGCGACGCTCTATAACTACTTTCCCTCAAAGGAAGCGTTGTTTGAGACGGTTGTACGCACCTACAGTACGCGCTTTTTGACGGACGCGGCGGCGGAGCTCGACATGCCGGAAGACGGGCAGCGTTCTCTGGAGATCAAGTTGACGCGTTTTGGTGAAAAAATGATGCATGTTCTGACCGGTGGCAACCCGGCTTTGCAAATTTATCGCATTGTGGTTGGCGAGGCGGGCCATTCAGATATCGGTGCCTTGTTTCAGGGGTCGGGGCCGAAAGAGAGCATGGCCAGGTTGGCCGATCTCATGGCCGAGGCTATGCAAACCGGCGAACTGGCTCCGGCAGATCCCATGCTGAGAGCCATGCAGTTTACGTCGCTGGTCAAAGCCGAAGCGGATGCGGTGCTGTTGCAGCGTGAACTGCCTGATTATTCGACCGATCGCGTCAAAGAAATGGTGAGAAACGGTGTCCAGCTTTTCCTGCATGGGGCATCCCCGCAGGCAGGGAAATGA